One window from the genome of Pseudonocardia hierapolitana encodes:
- a CDS encoding LysR substrate-binding domain-containing protein: MALDAGRVRVLVEVAHAGSIAAAAARMGFTPSALSQQLAKLEREVGTALIERGRAGTRLTGPGQVLLEHGERVLGELRDAEQAVRAAAGAEPRRIAVGAFSTAARTLLPRALAALKEERPGIRTSLVDIEPPDGYGLVAARELDLLVTHRYPGVALPAVRGLRRRLLLRDPLRLVLPRGHRLATAPEIALADLADEDWVSGAPGVPNRVCLDSLGPLHVAYETRDYEVTLALVEAGLGVSFVPASLLGGQRGVVVRDLRGRAPVREVHVVHPPRPSAAVVELLSRLRPADP; encoded by the coding sequence ATGGCATTGGACGCGGGCCGGGTGCGGGTGCTCGTCGAGGTGGCTCATGCCGGCTCGATCGCCGCGGCGGCCGCGCGAATGGGGTTCACGCCGTCGGCGCTCTCGCAGCAGCTCGCGAAACTGGAGCGCGAGGTCGGCACGGCCCTGATCGAACGGGGACGAGCCGGCACGCGGCTGACCGGGCCGGGACAGGTTCTGCTGGAGCACGGTGAGCGGGTGCTCGGAGAACTGCGCGACGCCGAGCAGGCCGTGCGCGCTGCCGCGGGCGCGGAGCCGCGGCGCATCGCGGTCGGCGCGTTCTCGACCGCGGCCCGGACGCTGCTGCCCCGGGCGCTGGCCGCCCTGAAGGAGGAGCGGCCGGGGATCCGCACCTCGCTCGTGGACATCGAGCCGCCCGACGGGTACGGCCTGGTCGCCGCGCGCGAGCTCGACCTGCTCGTCACCCACCGTTACCCGGGGGTGGCGCTGCCGGCGGTCCGCGGCCTGCGCCGCCGGCTCCTCCTCCGGGATCCGCTGCGCCTGGTGCTCCCGCGGGGGCACCGGCTCGCCACCGCCCCGGAGATCGCGCTCGCCGACCTCGCCGACGAGGACTGGGTCTCCGGTGCGCCCGGCGTGCCCAACCGGGTGTGCCTGGACTCGCTCGGCCCGCTGCACGTGGCGTACGAGACCAGGGACTATGAGGTCACGCTCGCGCTCGTCGAGGCAGGGCTCGGTGTGTCCTTCGTGCCGGCGAGCCTGCTGGGAGGGCAGCGGGGGGTCGTCGTGCGGGACCTGCGGGGTCGCGCTCCGGTCCGCGAGGTCCACGTCGTGCACCCGCCCCGGCCGTCCGCGGCGGTGGTCGAGCTCCTCAGCCGGTTGCGGCCAGCAGATCCTTGA
- a CDS encoding macrolide family glycosyltransferase: MTRIVMTGMPAAGHVNPSLPLVRELVRRDVRVTYYSTEQFRDVIERTGAEFRPYPAGTITADDIAEATRTGSPVRVVVRGLASTEILVPFLQDELRADPPDAVAHDSNAIWGHMVARSLRLPTVSFMTTMLVGTDAFRSQTAREWLQFLRAAVRDMPAAVAARQRVVRRFGKDLFPPRPAFPTLGDVTLFPIPRWLQRPDPRIDDRCHYIGATIDPQTRVSDLDAELAAHVDGPEPLVLVSLGTLHSGADAFFRTCFDVLADLPARVLIAVGSHTDPARLGPPPANTLVRASVPQLEVLRRTAVFVTHGGMNSALEGLANGVPLVVIPQQFEQLLIGRSVAERGAAVVLRHNLSNRPVPPGELRAAVERTLADPSRRTAAKALADTVGEGGGAAAGVRAIKDLLAATG; encoded by the coding sequence GTGACTCGCATCGTCATGACCGGCATGCCCGCGGCCGGCCACGTCAACCCCAGCCTGCCGCTCGTCAGGGAGCTGGTGCGCCGGGACGTCCGGGTCACCTACTACTCCACGGAGCAGTTCCGGGACGTCATCGAGCGCACGGGCGCCGAGTTCCGCCCCTACCCGGCCGGGACGATCACGGCCGACGACATCGCCGAGGCCACCCGCACCGGCAGCCCGGTACGCGTGGTCGTTCGCGGGCTGGCCTCCACGGAGATCCTGGTCCCGTTCCTGCAGGACGAGCTCCGTGCCGACCCGCCCGACGCGGTGGCCCACGACTCGAACGCGATCTGGGGCCACATGGTGGCGAGGAGCCTGCGCCTGCCCACGGTCTCGTTCATGACCACGATGCTGGTGGGAACCGACGCATTCCGGAGCCAGACGGCGCGGGAGTGGTTGCAGTTCCTCCGCGCCGCCGTGCGCGACATGCCCGCCGCGGTGGCGGCCCGGCAGCGGGTGGTGCGCCGGTTCGGCAAGGACCTCTTCCCGCCACGACCCGCCTTCCCGACGCTCGGCGACGTCACGCTCTTCCCGATCCCGCGCTGGCTGCAGCGGCCCGATCCGCGTATCGACGACCGGTGCCACTACATCGGGGCCACCATCGACCCGCAGACCCGCGTGAGCGATCTCGACGCCGAGCTCGCCGCCCACGTCGACGGCCCGGAACCGCTCGTCCTCGTGTCGCTGGGCACGCTCCACTCGGGCGCCGACGCCTTCTTCCGCACCTGCTTCGACGTGCTCGCCGACCTGCCCGCGCGGGTGCTGATCGCGGTCGGCTCCCACACCGACCCCGCCCGACTCGGCCCGCCGCCGGCGAACACGCTGGTCCGCGCGTCCGTCCCCCAGCTCGAGGTGCTCCGGCGCACCGCGGTGTTCGTCACCCACGGCGGCATGAACAGTGCCCTCGAAGGCCTGGCGAACGGCGTGCCGCTCGTCGTCATCCCCCAGCAGTTCGAGCAGCTACTCATCGGCCGGTCCGTCGCCGAACGCGGCGCCGCGGTCGTGCTGCGGCACAACCTGTCCAATCGCCCGGTCCCGCCCGGCGAGCTCCGCGCGGCCGTCGAACGCACGCTCGCCGACCCGTCCCGCCGCACGGCCGCGAAGGCACTGGCCGACACCGTGGGCGAGGGTGGCGGGGCGGCAGCGGGCGTCCGGGCGATCAAGGATCTGCTGGCCGCAACCGGCTGA
- a CDS encoding aminoglycoside 3'-phosphotransferase encodes MSRPDLAGSPTDPVAVPAVIAKLAGGDPLVPVWQNLLGGLTFRLGGGEGRVRYAKWVATGTPEIDLAGEAERLRWAQGRVPVPHVLELGGDADGSWLVTEEVPGRSAVDPRWIAEPATAATAIGRGLRLLHDALPVEECPFDWSVERRLARAEPRHPDLAEPPPIDRLVVCHGDACAPNTLLHDDGTFAAHVDLGSLGVADRWADLAVASWSTEWNYGPGYDGFVYKGYGIAPDRRRIAYYRLLWDMS; translated from the coding sequence GTGAGCCGACCCGACCTCGCTGGTAGCCCCACCGACCCGGTTGCCGTCCCCGCCGTCATCGCGAAGCTCGCGGGCGGAGATCCGCTCGTCCCGGTGTGGCAGAACCTGCTGGGCGGGCTCACCTTCCGCCTGGGCGGTGGGGAGGGCCGCGTCCGGTACGCGAAGTGGGTCGCCACCGGCACCCCGGAGATCGACCTCGCCGGCGAGGCGGAGCGACTGAGGTGGGCACAGGGACGAGTGCCGGTTCCCCACGTGCTCGAGCTGGGCGGGGACGCGGACGGATCATGGCTGGTGACGGAGGAAGTGCCGGGCCGCTCGGCGGTGGACCCGAGGTGGATCGCCGAGCCGGCCACCGCGGCGACGGCGATCGGGCGCGGCCTGCGCCTGCTCCACGACGCCCTGCCCGTCGAGGAGTGTCCGTTCGACTGGAGCGTCGAGCGCAGGCTCGCCCGCGCGGAGCCCCGGCATCCGGACCTCGCCGAGCCGCCGCCGATCGACCGCCTCGTGGTCTGCCACGGCGACGCCTGCGCCCCGAACACCCTCCTGCACGACGACGGCACGTTCGCCGCACACGTGGACCTCGGTTCGCTCGGCGTGGCCGACCGGTGGGCCGACCTCGCTGTCGCGTCCTGGAGCACGGAGTGGAACTACGGGCCGGGCTACGACGGCTTCGTCTACAAGGGGTACGGGATCGCGCCTGACCGGCGGCGGATCGCCTACTACCGGTTGCTCTGGGACATGTCGTGA
- a CDS encoding serine/threonine dehydratase: MTPLPTAADVATAATRVAPHVRRTPILRADVDGRPVLLKLEHLQRSGSFKIRGALNALLSAEPPERVVTASGGNHGLGVATAAGVLGVPAVVYVPREVPESKARRIEATGAKLIRHGETYADAAVAARAEPGRYVHAYDDPAVVAGQGTATAEVVEDCQDVDAIVVAAGGGGLAAGTALAAGGRTVVTVEPTGCRAVHAALEAGTPVDVEIDSVASSALGATRIGEVPFAVLRTAGAVPLLVGDAEIVSAQERLWEEFRLRVEPAAAAPFAAWLAGRVPGELPCLVLCGANS, translated from the coding sequence ATGACGCCCCTCCCGACCGCCGCCGACGTCGCCACCGCCGCGACCCGCGTGGCCCCGCACGTCCGACGGACCCCGATCCTGCGCGCCGACGTCGACGGCCGGCCGGTGCTGCTGAAGCTCGAACACCTGCAGCGCAGCGGGTCGTTCAAGATCCGGGGAGCCCTGAACGCGCTGCTCTCCGCCGAACCGCCGGAGCGCGTGGTCACGGCGTCCGGCGGCAACCACGGGCTCGGCGTCGCCACCGCGGCCGGCGTCCTCGGCGTCCCGGCGGTCGTCTACGTGCCGCGCGAAGTGCCCGAGAGCAAGGCGAGGCGCATCGAGGCGACCGGGGCCAAGCTGATCCGCCACGGCGAGACCTACGCCGACGCCGCGGTGGCCGCCCGCGCCGAACCCGGCCGGTACGTGCACGCCTACGACGACCCCGCCGTCGTGGCCGGGCAGGGGACGGCCACGGCCGAGGTCGTCGAGGACTGCCAGGACGTCGACGCGATCGTGGTCGCGGCGGGCGGTGGCGGCCTGGCCGCCGGCACCGCACTCGCCGCCGGGGGCCGCACGGTCGTCACCGTCGAGCCGACCGGCTGCCGGGCGGTGCACGCCGCGCTCGAGGCAGGCACACCGGTTGACGTGGAGATCGACTCGGTGGCCTCGTCCGCCCTGGGCGCCACCCGGATCGGCGAGGTGCCCTTCGCAGTGCTGCGGACCGCCGGCGCGGTGCCGCTGCTCGTGGGCGACGCCGAGATCGTCTCGGCGCAGGAGCGGCTGTGGGAGGAGTTCCGGCTGCGCGTCGAGCCCGCCGCGGCGGCCCCCTTCGCGGCGTGGCTGGCGGGGCGCGTCCCGGGTGAGCTCCCGTGTCTCGTGCTGTGCGGGGCGAACTCATGA